The following is a genomic window from Amycolatopsis australiensis.
GTGGCCGCCCGCGCCGAGGCGCTCCGCCTCGTCGCGGACGGCACGCTCACCTCCCATCGACCGGATCTGCCCCTCGCCGACGTCGCCGCCGCGCACGCGCGCGTCGAGAGCCGCGAGGGTGCTGCTCAGCTCGGCACTTCGTCCAGGTACGCGCGCGCCTGGAGGGTGAACAGCTCGGCGTAGCCCGCCTTAGCCGCCATCAGTTCCTCGTGCGTGCCGTACTCGGCGACCTTTCCGTGGTCCAGCAACAGGATCCGCTCTGCCTGCCGCACCGTTGAGAACCGGTGCGAGATGTAGAGCGTCGTGCGGCCTTCGGACAGCTGCCGCAGCCGCGCGAACAGGTCGTGCTCCGCCTGCGCGTCCAGTGCCGAGGTCGGCTCGTCCAGGATCAGGATCGGCGCCTCGCGCTGGAACGCCCTGGCCAGCGCGATCTTCTGCCACTCGCCGCCCGACAGGCTGACGCCCTGGTCGAACCAGCGGCCGAGCGGGCTGTCGTACCCCTGCGGCAGCCGCTCGATCCGCTCGTCCGCGCCCGCCCGGCGCGCCGAGTCCTCGATGTGCGGGCGGTCCTCCAGCCGCGCGAGGTCGCCGAGGCCGATGTTCTCCGCCGCCGTGCCCTGGTAGGTCACGTAGTCCTGGAACATCGCGCTGATCCGCGTGCGCAGCTCGACCGGGTCGTACTCGCGGATGTCGACGCCGTCGAGGCGGATGCGGCCGCCGGTCGGGTCGTAGAGCCGGCAGAGCAGCTTGAACAGCGTCGACTTGCCCGCGCCGTTGCGGCCCACCACCGCCACCGTCTCGCCGGGCCGGATCTCGAAGCTGACGTTGTCGAGCGCCGGCTCGTCGGCACCCGGATAGGTGAACGTCACCGAGTCGAACTCGATGTGTCCCTCGACCGTGGATGGGAAAGGGCGCGGGGACGGCGGCGCCGTGATCTCCGGCTTCGTGTCCAGGAACCGGTACAGCGTGTCGAGGTACAGGTTGTTCTCGTACATCCCCGAAAAGGCCGTGAACAGCCCGGACACCGACGTCTGCACGGACGCCGCCGCGGCCGTGTACAGCGCCAGGTCGCCGAGCGTGAGCCGCCCGCCGACCGCCTCCAGCGCGATGTACAGCGCGATCGCCGAGCCCGCGAACGTGCTCAGCAGTCCCCACGCCGTCGAGCTGATGTTGCGGTTGATCGTCAGCTTCCGCTGCCGCTCGTACGACACCAGGCCGAGCCGGCGGAACCGGTCGACGAAGTACGGGCCGAGCCCGAACAGCTTCGTCTCCTTGGCGTACGTGTCCGTCGTGACCAAAGAGGACAGGTAGTCCATCCGCCGCTTGATCGGCGACATCAGGAACGTCAGCCAGAACGCGCGCGAGCCGTACTTGGACTGCGAGATGAACGCCGGGATCGGCGCCAGCAGCGCGACCAGCGCCAGCACCGGGCTGATCGCCACGAGCAGCGCGACCATGCTGCCGAACGTGATGAGCGTCCGCACGAGCCCCAGCGCGGAGTTCATCATGGACAGCGGCCGCGTCGGCGCCTCCTGCGCGGCCTGGCGCAGCATGTCGTAGGACGTCGAGCCCTCGAAGTAGGCCAGGTGCAGCTCGCTGGCGTGGGCCATCACCTGGTGGCGGATGGTCAGCGTCATGCGCTCCTGCAGCAGCGACTGCGCGATCGACGTCAGCGCGCTGCTGATCGCGGTCGCGGCGAGCACGCCGAACTGGAACAACGCGACGTTGACGATGTCGCCCGTCGTGCCGCGATGCTGGATCGCCGCGACGACGGAGTCGAGAAGCAGCTTCGCGACGTACGCGGTCACGGTCGGCAGGAGCCCCGAGAGCAGTGTGATCAGCGCCAGCAGGATCGTCAGGACCGGGCTGGCCTGCCACGTCAGCTTCACGACCTTCGGCAGGCCCCGGACCGTGCCCGCCACGGACGTCTTCGCGCGCTTCAGCCGAGAGCGCAGGTCTTTCGGCTGGTCGTCCTGCTTCGGCTCGGGAATGTCGACCGGGCCGGTGAGCCCGCTCTCCGGCACCGTGACGGCGTGCCGCCGCCGGCCGCGCCGGGCCAGCATGAACTCCATGCCGCCCCCACCGCCCGGGATCACGGGGCCCCCACGGCGCCGTGCAGGAAGACGTCGACCACCTGGCGCGTGGTGGGCGCGTCGACGTCCGGCGCGAGCCGCCGGCCGCCGAACAGCAGCGTCAGGAACAGCGACGCCAGCTGCTCGGGCGGCAGCCGCAGGCGGTCCTTGTCCGGGACGAACAGCTCCTCGATCGCCCCGCGCATGGCGGCCATCGACTCGCGGCGCCCGCCCTTCCAGGTGCCGCGCTGGTCCTTGAGCCGTTGCTCGGGGTCGCGGTGCTTGTGCCGCCCGGACGCGTGCAGGGCGCCCATCAGCGCACCCATCCGCTCGAGGTGCGCGCCGAGCGCTTCGGCGGCCTCGACCAGCCGGTCTTCGAGCGGCTGGTCGACGGGGATTTCGGCGATGGCGTCGAGCACGTGGTCGGGCCGCAACGCCTCGGCGGTACAGGCGTCGAACAGCTCGTCCTTGTCCTTGAACGCGCGGAAGATGGTGCCCTCGCCGATGCCGGCGGCACGGGCGATCTGGCTGGTCGTGACGTTGGCGCCGTGTTCCATCAGGAGTGGCAGCACCGCGTGCACGATCATGGCGCGCCGCTGTTCGACGCTCATGCCCGGCGCTCTTCGCCGGGTTTCGGATGCTGGTGTCATGACGTCCAGTGTGCGGAGTGAGTGCTCACTCCGTCAAGCGAGTAAACTTGAGGGCCGCCCGGAAGCGGCCCTCAAGTGGAAACTCAGTACGTCATGGCCATGGCCGGGTCGGCCAGCAGGGCGCCGACGTCGGCCAGGAACTCCGAGCCCTGCTGGCCGTCGACCACGCGGTGGTCGAAGCTCAGCGACAGCTGGAGCACCTTGCGAACCTTGATTTCGCCGTCCACCACCCACGGCTGGTCCTTGATCGCGCCGAGGCACAGGATCGCGGACTCGCCCGGGTTGATGATCGGCGTGCCGGTGTCGACGCCGAACACGCCCACGTTCGTGATCGTGATCGTGCCGTTCGCCATGTCCGCCGGGGACGTCTTGCCTTCGCGGGCGGTGTCCGTCAATGCCGTCAGCGCCTGAGCCAGCTCCTTCAGCGACATCGAGTCGGCGTCACGGACCTTCGGCACGATCAGCCCGCGCGGCGTGGCCGCGGCGATCCCGAGGTGGACGTAGTCCTTGTAGACGATCTCCTGCGCTTCCTCGTCCCACACCGCGTTGACGTCCGGAGTGCGCTTCACCGCCAGGCACACGGCCTTCGCCGCGAACGTCAGCGGCGTGACCTTCACCCCGGCGAACTCGCGTGACTTCTTCAGCTTCTCGCGGAACTCCATCATCGGCGTGACGTCGATGGTCAGGAACTCCGTGACGTGCGGAGCGGTGTACGCGCTCTGCACCATCGCCGCCGCGGTCGCCTTCCGGACGCCCTTGATCGGCACGCGCCGCTCACGGGTTCCATTGTCCACAGTGGGTGCGGCGACCGGAGTCCCGTTGGCGGCGCGCTCGACGTCCTCCCGGGTGATCACGCCACCCTCGGCGCTGCCGGCCAGCGCGTGCAGGTCGACGCCGAGGTCCTTCGCCAGCTTCCGCACCGGCGGCTTCGCCAGCGGGACGTACCCACCACGCGGTGCAGCGGGAGCAGGCGCCGGAGGAGCGGCGACTGCGGCGGCCGGAGCGGGAGCAGCGCCCTTGCGGGCCCGCCGTTGCGTGACCACGGTCTTGGAGCCGTAGCCGACCAGCGGCTTCATCTCCTCTTCCTCCGCCGGAGCAGCGGCGGCGGGAGCGGCGGGCGCGGGAGCCGGAGCCGCGGCGCCGTCGGGGTCGACGTCGATGGTGAGGATCGGCGTGCCGACCTCCACCGTCTGCCCCGGCTCGACGTGCAGCTCCGTGACCACCCCGGCCCACGGGATCGGCAGCTCGACGGCCGCCTTCGCGGTCTCGATCTCGACCACGATCTGGTTGACCGTCACCTTGTCACCCGGCTTCACGTGCCAGGTGAGGATGTCGGCTTCGGTCAGCCCCTCGGCCGTGTCGGCCAGGGGGAACTGTTTGTACGTAGGCATTGCGCGGAGATCCCCCTTACCAGGCGAGCGAGCGGTCGACGGCGT
Proteins encoded in this region:
- a CDS encoding TetR/AcrR family transcriptional regulator, which encodes MSVEQRRAMIVHAVLPLLMEHGANVTTSQIARAAGIGEGTIFRAFKDKDELFDACTAEALRPDHVLDAIAEIPVDQPLEDRLVEAAEALGAHLERMGALMGALHASGRHKHRDPEQRLKDQRGTWKGGRRESMAAMRGAIEELFVPDKDRLRLPPEQLASLFLTLLFGGRRLAPDVDAPTTRQVVDVFLHGAVGAP
- a CDS encoding ABC transporter ATP-binding protein — encoded protein: MEFMLARRGRRRHAVTVPESGLTGPVDIPEPKQDDQPKDLRSRLKRAKTSVAGTVRGLPKVVKLTWQASPVLTILLALITLLSGLLPTVTAYVAKLLLDSVVAAIQHRGTTGDIVNVALFQFGVLAATAISSALTSIAQSLLQERMTLTIRHQVMAHASELHLAYFEGSTSYDMLRQAAQEAPTRPLSMMNSALGLVRTLITFGSMVALLVAISPVLALVALLAPIPAFISQSKYGSRAFWLTFLMSPIKRRMDYLSSLVTTDTYAKETKLFGLGPYFVDRFRRLGLVSYERQRKLTINRNISSTAWGLLSTFAGSAIALYIALEAVGGRLTLGDLALYTAAAASVQTSVSGLFTAFSGMYENNLYLDTLYRFLDTKPEITAPPSPRPFPSTVEGHIEFDSVTFTYPGADEPALDNVSFEIRPGETVAVVGRNGAGKSTLFKLLCRLYDPTGGRIRLDGVDIREYDPVELRTRISAMFQDYVTYQGTAAENIGLGDLARLEDRPHIEDSARRAGADERIERLPQGYDSPLGRWFDQGVSLSGGEWQKIALARAFQREAPILILDEPTSALDAQAEHDLFARLRQLSEGRTTLYISHRFSTVRQAERILLLDHGKVAEYGTHEELMAAKAGYAELFTLQARAYLDEVPS
- a CDS encoding dihydrolipoamide acetyltransferase family protein; the protein is MPTYKQFPLADTAEGLTEADILTWHVKPGDKVTVNQIVVEIETAKAAVELPIPWAGVVTELHVEPGQTVEVGTPILTIDVDPDGAAAPAPAPAAPAAAAPAEEEEMKPLVGYGSKTVVTQRRARKGAAPAPAAAVAAPPAPAPAAPRGGYVPLAKPPVRKLAKDLGVDLHALAGSAEGGVITREDVERAANGTPVAAPTVDNGTRERRVPIKGVRKATAAAMVQSAYTAPHVTEFLTIDVTPMMEFREKLKKSREFAGVKVTPLTFAAKAVCLAVKRTPDVNAVWDEEAQEIVYKDYVHLGIAAATPRGLIVPKVRDADSMSLKELAQALTALTDTAREGKTSPADMANGTITITNVGVFGVDTGTPIINPGESAILCLGAIKDQPWVVDGEIKVRKVLQLSLSFDHRVVDGQQGSEFLADVGALLADPAMAMTY